A window of Amaranthus tricolor cultivar Red isolate AtriRed21 chromosome 8, ASM2621246v1, whole genome shotgun sequence genomic DNA:
ATCAAAAGCTAATTttcggagcaaaaattaagttcaatccgcaaattattaatcgaggtaagttatttataatttaattagttgcaaaaataaaaaaaataaaaaaaaaaccagatttgggcgactggacccTGGTTCAGTCGCATaattttaggcgactgaaccggggtccagtcgtatatctgggcgattcattatttaattttttttttttcgtatgttttggaataattattataaattttgaagtatgttattattgttattgttataattgttgttaatgttattattattaattttattattattattgtgattgttattttttttattattaaatatatgtttatgttttgttttataaattattaatgtaaatGTGTATGTTGTaatatctatttaattttttttttagtaagttttatatattgtttttaatataatagttaataataatttaatttattgaaattttaaaaaaaaatatatgaatcgCTCAAatttgggcgactggaccccggttcagtcgcctaattttaggcgactgaaccagggtccagtcgcccaattttgagcgattcataattatttttttttcgtatgttttggaataattattataaattttgaagtatgttattattgttattgttataatttttgttaatgttattattattaattttattattattattgtgattgttatttttattattattaaatgtatgtttatgttttgttttataaattattaatgtaaatttgtatgttgtaatgtttatttaatattttttttagtaagttttatatattgtttttaatattatagttaataataatttaatttattgagatttaaaaataaaaaaaataggtgattattattttttattttttttgttttaattttaattgttaaatttttttttgttaaattattatttatgtttgaattattaatttattatttggtttttttttgtttttttccattttttatttttgattattattttttttagaaatattattatttttaatatttaatgaaactgtaaaaaattgtagaaaatggctggtaatcaaggaaaagaaaagggtttttttagacgattgttgagaggtaataattctaggcctaccttactcagaggggacccgcataagaggggggtaacgggttctgctaggagggctaggcaggaagaggctgccagacacagtgaggcccaacggtcgagtacgctgaaccaagtgcgtactcattttgatgaccaggctgacagcctccagagtagttggggggtttatagtgatgatgataatgatgctgatgatgttcagttccaaggtcCTGAGTCTCGCCCAATGGATTGGACTATTGTTCGAAGCCCCGACGGCAGATTCGCCCGTggcggcccgagttcttctgccgcatctgagcatgcaggacgtagttttgtcgataatgagccgccacgggagagcaggccctcacagtccactaacacaGACCGGTTAGTAGCATCACtccagcccggggggccgacagatacgcgactgatccctagctatggcgggcacatagctaaacttatttatacAACACGTAAGgctatggagtatctaaatttacaacatcgtcagcggtgttattagttggtcgtggtcgtggcccgcgtagattattccaGAGCATAACCCTCGTATTGAAATGTGTGGCAAGATGTTTTGTGAAATTATCAGCTGCTTGTTTCCAACGTTTATGGATGGGTGGGAGTggggatgaatcgtcgttcattaaaagttgaacaaaatgatttccattaacccaacatatatgtattactttatttacactatgcacgcccggtgctttccttaacggaagaaccaaacagttgtattgcgaattaccgtcagcagaaccataataagcaatggcaATTTTTAGAAACGTTGCTGCAAAGTACAAAGCCATTggtgcatccatccagtgcatgaaaggagcaggtccattgatgtgtgaacctattctgaatatagcCTCGTCTAGTGACTCCTGAGATAGATACAAAGTTAGGTATTgcgctctgttcatttgcatttcaatactcatagcacgtcttaaaagaggccatgcttcctcgcctcccagctctgtgacggcaattgctctaaatccaaagttaccatcacctaacacatcaatcccAGCTCTGTGACGGTAATTGCTCACGtatcgtactccttcgttggtcTCGTCTCCTAactctgtgtacctcaaagtactccagaattcatgaatgtcatccacatacaaagcaccatgtgtACCTATGGACatatgtaaataacatgcacacgacaatccatgggtttgttgaagtacacaaccgcatttgttaaatacaaaatcacccagttctaacatgcagttatactcaagctggagctgctccaaggcatagagagatacgtggcgatataaaggtctaaagaaatgctATCGCATCGACCTTGGTACAGAAGTCATGGATTCTTGTAGCTcttgtcggatcctggcttgcggatttgtaatctgtgcgtgaGCCCTTTTGAAcagggtatcgaatgagctattaccgctaccaaggtaatacttgaaagacgagtgttggctttcaactttgctggtagtctggttacccaagtggaaacaatcattcgtccacgcacgcacaaatttctctctaagtggaatccatgttccactcaaataccgaacgacctttttgttcctaaccgaccacgtactgacgatcgcttgccatctctgttcaaattccccgattgtagaactttcaaccaaggggttccatctacttttccagAATACCTgtccttgttgatttttcttgccgccgcacaaattgtccaccatgttctcaacgtcgttggcaatatgccagatgcataacaaatgccgcacatctacattaaacaaaacattaaacgtaattaagacataatcattagatataaccacaataatgaatcaacaaagCCTTTtaacctgggaagacgtcacgaatagctgcagataaaccttcgtctcgatcggttacaatgacgctaggagtctgagcagtgccgaaaatatctctcaatccctgcagcacccacgaatacaacacagccgcctcatctcgcatcaaacaaaacacaaccaagaagttgtgattggttggcttcattccgatcacttcacatagtggccacttttgtttgttcgttttgtacgttgtatctatcagcacaacatacggccacgtacgtatcatttggatagaggtaggatttgcaattaatagtctgctcaattgcccttcgatatccaagtctgtccagaccacgtaattaagttctgtggcatATGAaaacagtgttgaaggggagtcctaccctccatctcttctctccttattgattgcctaatattatatatctgattcatactagcataaaaaccaggaaaattatctgtaatagaattcataataaaggccggttgcattccggttgcactaagctgtcgtatgtgctcccgaatatctacattgatcctattcgcccttacatgaccatctctgtacactaagaacgaatggttatgttttcctttttcaccaggacacacccttaccgtccaaggtctttctggtggtttacgactacttcctagaatcaaaaatttacacccgcaacttctacttttagaaccaggtcgggcagtattatctagattatgtacatcacccctaatattaccatagcggtgacatcttaaatagaaactaactctagaacgtccttctttctttttataagaagcacgtgtaaattgaaaaccaattgttattgctattgcatcggcccaactatgtaactcatctacggagataaattccctatccgtaacaaagctaccggagtagtctacgttgtctcaaaagatttcaaactcctgcaaatttgaaatataaataatataaattaagtacattaatgactacaataataataataataatgacaacaacaacaacaacaacaacaataataataataataataataataataataataataataataataataataataataaaaaataaataacgaaaagtcaaattaagaatgacaataacaataacaattttaataataataaaaaaattacgtaaataaaaaaatgaaaaatattaaaaaaaattatcaacaataaaaataataataatgaaaacaataataataataataataataatagtaataacaataataaaaaaataacaaaaactaaaacaacaacaataataataataattaaaaaaaacataaatacgtaaattaaaattaaaaaaaaaaattacaatcacacaaaattgggcgactggaccttggatcagtcgcccagttttgtgcgactgaaccatggtccaatcgcccagttttgtgcaattgaaccatggttcaatcgcccaattttgtgcgatttatttatttatttttttaatttccaatGATTTCAATCGAAaactttacgtaccgcatccgactcatagtcgctttcgttagccatatttaaccaattacgggttacaacttttttaacagtttttagagagatggtactgtgtttgaattcgtacttcatacgcatctcaaaattcgatatatatagacaaatcttccgcattaaattcttaatagtgttattaagcgtgatttacgttattaattaacttttaagtcctgtggcaattttgtaatttttaaaactccaggggcaaatacgtaacTTTGAGgaggggtgacgataaaataaaaagggatgGCGAACTTTAGTAACACCCTTTTATTTTGAGTGAGAAATTTGTCGGCTTGTGGTTGCATTCAACCTTCAAAGCATGTGAATGTTAGAATGCAAAGGGATCATAGAGTATTATCATTTTTAGTTGGTACgttttaaatttaatagaaaGACTCACGGGTTTTGTTGTTTTTGTCTGTCTAATCTTCGTCGATAATATACCAACAAAATAACACGTCTATTTTCCTACCTAAATTGTTTTTATCGCATAGTTTTACAAGTATCTCTTGTCAACATACTCCTATTCTATTATTCTACTGGTACTAGTGTTGGACTATTATCATTAGTCATCAAATTGATCattaaaaagttattattaaaGAATTAGTTTTAACCCTATTGATTGTCTTCAACTTTTTAATAGTTATATTCTCTTCGTGAGACGATCTTATAACAAAGAGTCTATATATTAATAACTTATATTAGTTGGGCTCGTGTCACGGTGAAACAGTctaatacaagaatttgtaattttagttatatatatatatatatatatatatatatatatatatatgattttttatttttaaaaaagtatataaatattacatattttaaaatatttaatttgatttagcTCTTAAATTTTACTAAAGGATATTTTTGAGTGTcttctaaaatatattaaataaataaacttattgTTTATGAATAAATTGAGCTTATTTTGAGTcattttaaactaatttatttggttttaattttaacctaatTCAAACAAcatttgataaattaaataaatgtattttttaaaaataatttcttacttacatataatttttttttgaagcaATAATCTTATAAAGattcttatttttatataaacaattaatgtaataaaatattttaaatacttatcttatttagtttaaattttatttaggaAAATTAATTTCCACGCAATCAATTATATTCTtactaaattaatacatttggcAAAGCTTTACGAAgtcattatttgttattttcaaactctttatattaatatttatgattatgttgaaaatataaattaatatatttttcataaataatttcatacttactataaattatgtttttcaaaaattaatttatttaagattcttatttagatataaagaatcaatgtaataatatttatttacctaatttaacttTAGATTtagttagaaaaataaattgccAGACAATTAATTATAGTGTTATTGAATTAATAAATCACATAAACttgggtgagaccgtctcacttgCGAGACACGTCTTATTGTGCCGGCCCAAttgtatgtattttatttacgAATTTTACaacttaaaatgtcaatattaagagttaaaagaccaatttgaagacttaaaagaacaatttcaagaatctaaaattgacattttaaattATGGAATTTGACAATTTCAAGACTTCaaagttcaatttcaatacttaaaaaaccaattttaacacttaaaagaccaattgcTTGACTTAAAATTCTCATTTCCACTTTAAAGTAGGATGACTCAAACATTAATgttgatattaaaaactttgaaattgactttttaagtcttaaaattgaatttttaagttttaaaattgtccttttaagtcttaaaattaataTGTCCAAATATTCTAAAAAACTTATTGGACCTAGGCCCATTGCACGGATAAGGCGGTCTCACAGGAGAGTTTATGTtaataaatttgacaaaaactctaaaaagtcGTTATGTGTtagttttcagtttttttattactatttatcattataatgataatttaaaataatatatttttcataaataattccttacttattttaaattatgtttcttttaagaattaatttatttaagatTCGTATTTAGATATAAAGAATCAATGTAATAAAATTTACTTACATAATATAACTTTATATTTATTTAGGAAAATGAATTGTCacacaattaattataatcctatcaaattaataaatttggcAAAATTTTAGGAAGTCACCATATGTTATTTTCCAGTTGATTAATAAGTATTCATGATTATGATTGATTGTTACTTTACTAgctcaaacaaaatcaacatttacCATTAGTTGCACATCGACCAATCACAGTACATAGCAATACTAGATAAAATATTACCATGTTAAATAAAGGCATTATTATATATCGCCATCTTTTTCATTGTGTCGCTAccctttatatattgaaattccAATATTTCTCTTAATATAATTTCATAACTTTAAATCTCTAATTTCTCTCTAAAAAACACTATCTAAACTAAAATTCAATATCGAAACATTATggcaattaaaaataatcaccAAAATGATTCAGTAAGCATCGATAACGATCATTAATTACAAAAAAAGCTTGTGTTGATATGTGATACAAGTTCACTCTTTTGGCCATAACTTTGGATAGGAAAATCATATAATTGCAAAGTTTGCGGAATTAAACCTAGACTTCAAGAACTTTCCAATGGTAAATTATATGGCCAATTTTGATAACCGAGCGAGAATTcacgatcgtttaaagtttgtttatGCTGAAAgttgatacatgttcaatctcTTGGGCATAATGTTTTATAAAAAGATCTTATTAACGCAAAATTTGAAgaattagaaactagacttcaagagttTTCCAATGAAATATTATATGCCAAATTCTGAcaatcgagcgagaaatgatGACCATTTAAAGTTTGGAATGATTTTTAGCACATTTAGTTGCATAAAACGCGCGACCGGACTGTGGTATGTTCGCGTAAAACACGCGATTCCACCACAGTCTGATCACGCGTTTTAAGCGACTATACCGCGGTCCAATCGCGTAATGTATTAAAAATCAATGCAAACTTTAAACGGTTGTCATTTCTCATTCGGTTGttggaattgggcatataatatgtaGTTGGAAAgattgaagtctagtttctaacgcagtaaaccttgcattaataagatttttctataaaaagttatacTGAAAAGAGTAAACATGTATAAAATTTCAGCACAAGCAATATTTAAACAATTTTCATTTCTCGCTTGGTTCTCATAATTGGGCATAGAATATGAAATTGGAAAAAttttgaagtctagtttctaatgccataaaccttgcattaatacgATTTTTCTATAAGaagttatgcccaaaagattgaacacgtatcaaatttcagcacaatcaaactttaaacgattgtcatttctcgctcggttatcggaatcgggcatataatatatcattggaaagatcttgaagtctaggttccAATGACGCAAGAATTGcatgaatttgatttttctatcaaaagttttggccaaaagagtgaatatatatcaaattgcaGTACAAAACATGTGACTAGGTTTATTTtctgatttaaaaaaattattttcttttttgaaattaatattttttattttaattgaatacttactaataattttttttaataataataatggttgaatttataattaaaaatagatttattagcattttagtaatttcattaaaaaaatatagcgACACGATAAAAAAAATGACGACTTTTAAGGATTGGCATGAAAAAACCTTCTCTACTAATCCAAACCATGATTGTCAACAACATACAAATACAAGTTTGAGTTCTTGAATACATCAAATCATCAACCATGCGAACTATGATACAATAGTTTAACAGTTACTTGATCCGCAATTTAATTACACGGTACAAAATCTATGTTCATAGTCCAAAAGAGATGCTGAATCAATTATCCCTCAATCTTAACCACGTGCCAAATCTATCTATACTACAAATTTAGAAGTCGTTTGTTTACCATTAATTTCCGGATACAACTAATTCCTAGAAAAGTTGGTAATGAGAGATTGGtttgttttaataaaaattagagaaaatttcatatgatagcatttagttttcatgaaatgttAATGGtagtatttttgtaagattttttcacgtggtagcatccagtatatgcactatctaactgccatagtattttccgttaaattcttgttatttccgtttaattcatcattttggaaaatttttccACACGGTAGTAtccagtttttgctctcaaatgtttaattcaccgttttaattttaattcacCAATTAATTTAACAACGTCCTTAAATGTTGTATCCATCaagtagatatgtattagtgcttagAATGCACcttttaaacttataaaatgcaccttttgagcttattaaatgctttttttgaattatttattagtgtttataatgcaccttttgaactttataatgtcattaatttgaatgaaaataaaattgttacaacatttatggGCGTTGATCAATTAATcagtgaattaaacattaagacggtgaattaaacatttaagataaaaaactagatgctaccatgtggaaaaatcttataaaatgatgaattaaacagaaacTAAGAAAAAGTTAACGAAAAATgttacggcagttagatagtgtttaaactagatgctaccatgtgaaaaaatcttacaaaaatgctacCACTGACGTTTCATGAAAATTGGATACTTGTGAAATTTCCCAAAAAATAAAaccataaaatttaaaagttttaagAATTACAAATTTCCACTTAACAAGAATTAAAATACCATAACTACACCTTATAACATTAGGGGCAAACCTATGATTTGAGGGATATGGTTACACAACTTAGTTACAGCATAAGATAAAAAGTTGTAAGACTTAGAATGAGAATTCTTATTCTTGAATTATGTTCAAGAgaaaaaatatcatttacaCTTGAGTGTGATTTTTAGTGATTCATAAACTGGTATAGGAGTTGATACTTGATTTGCAATGGGTCATTGAGTTTATAATAGTGGAATTTTTATTCGTTTCATCCTTAAATTATAACGATTAACAAAACATTCCATTGctccaatgtcattaagtgactTTTACTAGAAATGCGCAAGTGCAAGAACAACAATGAATAAGCCTTGGTGTAAAAAAATGGATCGACtagataaaacaaaacaaatcatcATAAAATAATTGGCGCAGAATATCATACCTCTTTGACACAACATCATTTAAGACACCAAAACCAACATTTGGATATCTCAATTCTTCTTTTGAAGACACCAAATCCAGAATATAAATACCATATTAAGTAATTCAATAAATGCAAGAGATTACGACATAGCATGAAAATCGGCTACATAAGTTGGGAAGATTTTTTGCCCAAAAGCTCAAACTTAAAGAGGACAACATTAGGCTTTATAACTTTTCAGGCAGACCAGCAGCTTTTGAATTAGTACTGAATTTTATGGCCAACCCATAGATCTGAGCACTAACAATGTTGTTGATGTGTGCATCGGAATTTCTAAAAATGAcagaagaatttgagaatgaaaaTCGGATATCCAAGACAGAAGCCTTTCTAACATTCATCGTATTAGCTTCTTGTGAGAACCTATCTCCCTGGGCAGAAAATCTTCAAATTGTACGAAGATGTTGTGAATCAATTTCTCGGAAAGCTTTTCAAGACAATAATGAGTTAAAAATGATAATGAAGCATGGTGGTTTGATGATGTATCAACCTTACGTATTGATCACTTCGGCAGAATAATAGCAGCAATGAAGTCAAGCATTATGCACAAAAATGGTTGCCAAGCATGCACACAGAGGCAGATGGTCAAAAAAGGGATTGGTATCGGAAAAAACAGCTGCATTTCAATATATGCAGTGggatgaaccaagaagatgacaGTAACGAAAAGAAAGTGCAAAAGCTAATCATAGAAAGCATTATGAATCTACTCCCCCGCAGAAGGAAGCTGTTTCCTGTCAATTCTTGCTATGTATGTTGAAGATGGATATGAGACATTCCGCACACCAGCTTGATCTAGGAGCTTGAAAAAAGAGTAGGGTTATTCTTGCAAGACGCAAACGTGCAAGACCTCCTCATTCCAAATTGTGGTAGCAGAGACCAGGGAAAGCTGAAAAAGTAAGTTCACTAGCACTACTAAGAGAAAACGTTTCATTTGCATCACCTTCTCTCAATGCGcaaaaatattggacacttgcTAAGAAccacataattattttttttctatttcaaaAAACACCTTATATAATCGGCTTAATTTTGTACTAGTAAATCGAGGATTTCAAATCACGATTCAACTAGTCTTGAAATGACTTTGAATATTTCCTAGCTGAAGCTAAGCATTGCAGTAAAATTAACATTGAGTAGCAAAATTTCCATCATCTTATAAAATCACTCCATCAGGCCCACCCTGCACTATCAGAGCAAGAGCGAAGAAGGCTGTGAAGGATAATGGATTGCCAAAAACTGTCATTTGATGCTTGCATGCATGTTGCACAAAATGATCGACTGCCTTTGAAAACCATTATACAGGTACTACTTTTTGCTCTGTACCATTTAGTCTCCCATATATAGTTCACATTTTAAAAAGTATGACTATAGAATACATATAAATACCTCTGCACAATTGGCCAATATATATGAAGATAAGAACAGGGTAAACATGATGTCTCCCAATTGCAAAGCAGGGATAATACATGCATACAGATctacttttaattattataaaggGTAAGAAGCTTGTAAAAGAAAACTTCCAAAACAAACGATAGATTCACTAATTTTAGTTCTTAAAAAGAGTAATAAGCTCATGTCCAGACAAGAAACAATTCCATTATGCAATGTTAAACATAAATCAACATCTATGCAAATATTCAACCGGCGCTATTCGCAGAGCAAGTGAGGATGAAGACTGAATTGCAAAACAAGGAAGACATAATTGAAAGAAATACTCGTGAAGATGAAGAAAGCTGGCCATCTCCGAAGCAAGAGATGAAGACTCTAAGAACAGAGCTTGAGAAGGTAAAAGAAACAATGTCGGAGCTACAAAGAGACTTTTCTAATCTCCAAACAGAGTATACAAAGAAGATCAACAACCAACAGAGATACTCAAACAGGATTGTTAGACGcaaaaagatttaaaatataTCGTTTTATAATGGAAAGGTCAAGGCAGAGGATGAAAAGCACGAAATAGCCAACAAAAAGGGCAGCACACCTCACAGAAGAAGAAGATAATCCATATACTAcgctataaattaaataattccaAAATCAGGAAAGCTATCACCCAAAACGTTAACTTCACATCAGACACAGTATGTGATCCCATCTCCAAAAACAATTTATATCCCACACTATAAAAGTCAAAACAGTATGTCAATAGGGTGCTAGAAAAGGACAAAGAAAAGAGTGAATCCAAAAGCTAGTGTTGCCCACACAATGGAGCTCAAAAGATACAGAGttgtaaaatatataaatagtgTAAAATAGTTTACTATACAGCGCCTGCCTACTAAAACATTCAGCAATGCATATTTCATACTAAGCTTCTAAATTAATATCAAAATGAAATGGATTTTTCCCACCTATAAATTTGAGCAACATTGTTCCGTAACTAGCCATTTCCCAACATACTTTACTTCTAAAGTttataaatatatgaaaatacATATGATACAAGAACACAACAGGGTAAGTTTCATCCCAAAGAGGAGCAGCTATCTAAATCTGTAACATGTTAATGTTTTGTCCTCTTATCTTGCAAGAAATGAAACCCCATGCGCTTCCACGTATGCAACATTCAATATATGCCAACATTATAGCTTACACATACTTCCAAAACCATTTCTTTATTAATCAACATAACAACGTCAAAACCTCAACCTAAAAAGAAGCATTCAATAGCATCTAAATGAACCTAGAGCATACTTCTTGTTATCTTAGTAAGACAATATGCTTTTTAATTTCCACAGCCTAGTGTTATAGACAACTAAGTAGCAAAACATTTGTTAAAAAAGATTAGACAAATGATACTAGTTCACAAAATGAGTTGCAAGACCATTAATACTAGACAGGAAACAATCAATAATTTCTCAAAACTAATTATTCAT
This region includes:
- the LOC130821648 gene encoding LOW QUALITY PROTEIN: coleoptile phototropism protein 1-like (The sequence of the model RefSeq protein was modified relative to this genomic sequence to represent the inferred CDS: inserted 7 bases in 5 codons; deleted 4 bases in 2 codons; substituted 1 base at 1 genomic stop codon) encodes the protein MKIGYISWEDFLPKSSNLEDNIRLYNFSGRPAAFELVLNXYGQPIDLSTNNVXLMCASEFLKMTEEFENENRISKTEAFLTFIVLASCENLSPWAENLQIVRRCCESISRKAFQDNNELNDNEAWWFDDVSTLRIDHFGRIIAAMKXKHYAQKWLPSMHTEADGQKRDWYRKKQLHFNICSGMNQEDDSNEKKVQKLIIESIMNLXPPQKEAVSCQFLLCMLKMDMRHSAXTSLIXELEKRVGLFLQDANVQDLLIPNCGSRDQGKLKK